TATGGCACTGGTTACGAAAATGAATCGCTGCGCCGTCTGCGGCAGCAGCCAGATCTCTCTGATGGCGGATGGTAAGTACTACCACTGCGAGGCCTGCGGGGCCACCTCCAACCACACGATGCCCGCCGCCGATCTGGCCAAGGTCGATCGCATCTCCCTCATGGGCGGCAGCACGGAGGAGATCAAGGCCCTGCGTCATCGGTATCCCCGTCTGGGTCTCACCACCTGGACCAAGGAGAATCGGGTACAGCTGTAACCCTTTATTTCACCCTCTGGAGCGGCATGAGTTACCTCCTCACCGCTAAATGATAAAAACAGGACGCCGATACAGGGCGTCCTGTTTTTCCATTTTCAGCGCTGACTTATCGGGCGCTCGTCCCCGAAGATCAGATCGTCGATATCGGGCTTTCGCTCCATGGGCTCCACTCCTCTCTGTTTCCATACCCTCCATTCTATGTACCGGGGTCGGAGAAAATGTCTCCCGGCATTTTTTGCAGTCTCTCCTGGACAAAAGCCTTGTCCGGCTGCCCCGTTTTCGGGCATTTTTTCTGTCCAGATGCTGTCCTGTTTCTGTCCGTTTTTTGTCCAATTTCGCCTGATCGTCGCAAAAATCGGCAAAACAAAATTTTCCATAGGGGAAGGGGTTGCTTTTTTTCATTTTCATGATACAATAACAGTACAAATCTTAATGGAGGTGCTTCCCATGGCTTATCAGATCGGTTCCGGCTGCGTCAGCTGCGGTGCTTGCGCAGACGTATGTCCTGTTGGTGCCATTTCTCAGGGTGACGATCATTACGTGATCGACGCTAACTCCTGCCTGGACTGCGGTACTTGCAGCGATACCTGCCC
The genomic region above belongs to Vescimonas coprocola and contains:
- a CDS encoding DUF362 domain-containing protein, whose translation is MAYQIGSGCVSCGACADVCPVGAISQGDDHYVIDANSCLDCGTCSDTCPNGAISPAE